A stretch of Acidobacteriota bacterium DNA encodes these proteins:
- a CDS encoding RND transporter, with amino-acid sequence MRWLDQVSWTLILVACATIGLSPFAPPHLWEKLQMLAAGELSRPLDWFDLVLHGAPWALLFLKAGATFGARPPKAGR; translated from the coding sequence ATGCGATGGCTCGACCAGGTGTCGTGGACGCTGATTCTGGTGGCGTGCGCCACGATCGGGCTCAGCCCGTTCGCTCCGCCGCACCTCTGGGAGAAGCTGCAGATGCTCGCGGCCGGCGAGTTGTCGCGGCCGCTCGACTGGTTCGACCTCGTCCTGCACGGCGCGCCGTGGGCGTTGCTCTTCCTGAAGGCGGGTGCGACCTTCGGTGCCAGACCGCCGAAAGCCGGCCGCTGA
- a CDS encoding NADH:flavin oxidoreductase/NADH oxidase — translation MSHLFDPFVVRDRTFANRIFVSPMCQYSCEGGLANDWHLVHLGSRAVGGAGLVLTEATAVVPEGRISPEDLGLWSEAHADALARIVRFVQAQGTFAGVQLAHAGRKASTWSPWAGKGEVPGEQGGWETVAPSGIAFADDFPEPRALDEAGIARVVGGFRDAAARALDAGFDVIEIHAAHGYLLHEFLSPLSNQRTDRYGGDFDNRVRIVTEVTDAIREVWPERLPLFLRLSATDWVEGGWTLEESIELARRVKTKGVDLIDCSSGGLVANAPISVGTGYQVGFAAEIRRGASIATGAVGMITSPAQADTIVRSGQADAVFLARELLRDPYWPLRAARTLRHDVPWPPQYVRAASSTTPLRQGSGVPAPRQA, via the coding sequence ATGTCACATCTCTTCGACCCGTTCGTCGTCCGCGATCGGACGTTCGCCAACCGCATCTTCGTGTCGCCGATGTGCCAGTACTCCTGCGAGGGCGGCCTCGCCAACGACTGGCATCTCGTGCACCTGGGCAGCCGTGCGGTGGGCGGTGCCGGTCTCGTCCTGACCGAGGCCACGGCGGTCGTGCCGGAAGGGCGCATCAGTCCGGAGGACCTCGGCTTGTGGAGCGAGGCCCACGCGGACGCCCTCGCGCGCATCGTCCGGTTCGTGCAGGCTCAGGGCACCTTCGCCGGCGTGCAGCTGGCCCACGCCGGGCGCAAGGCCAGCACGTGGAGTCCCTGGGCCGGGAAGGGTGAGGTGCCGGGCGAACAGGGTGGATGGGAGACGGTGGCGCCGAGCGGCATCGCGTTCGCCGACGACTTCCCCGAGCCGCGCGCGCTCGACGAGGCGGGCATCGCCCGCGTGGTCGGGGGGTTCCGCGACGCGGCGGCGCGGGCGCTCGACGCCGGGTTCGATGTCATCGAGATTCACGCGGCGCACGGCTACCTGCTGCACGAGTTCCTCTCGCCGCTCAGCAACCAGCGCACCGACAGGTACGGCGGCGATTTCGACAACCGCGTGCGGATCGTCACCGAGGTGACCGACGCGATCCGCGAGGTCTGGCCGGAGCGCCTGCCGCTCTTCCTGCGCCTCTCGGCCACCGACTGGGTGGAGGGCGGCTGGACGCTCGAGGAATCCATCGAGCTGGCGCGCCGCGTGAAGACGAAGGGCGTCGACCTCATCGACTGTTCGTCGGGTGGTCTCGTGGCGAACGCGCCGATCAGCGTGGGGACGGGCTACCAGGTCGGCTTCGCCGCCGAGATCCGGCGCGGGGCCAGCATCGCCACGGGCGCCGTCGGCATGATCACCTCGCCGGCACAAGCCGACACCATCGTCCGTTCGGGGCAGGCCGACGCCGTCTTTCTCGCGCGGGAGCTGCTGCGCGATCCCTACTGGCCGCTCCGGGCCGCGCGCACGCTGCGCCACGACGTGCCCTGGCCCCCGCAGTACGTGCGGGCGGCCTCGAGCACGACGCCCCTGCGTCAAGGCTCGGGCGTTCCCGCTCCCCGACAGGCGTAA
- the hypB gene encoding hydrogenase nickel incorporation protein HypB: MTTRILEVRKGILNKNDEIAAGLRRRFEDAGVLTLNLVSSPGSGKTAFLERTLSEFVRRGRRVAALVGDLETENDARRLARCGAPARQINTHGRCHLEAEMIGAHLEGWNLAALDFLFIENVGNLVCPSSYDLGEAARVVLLSVTEGEDKPLKYPGMFNSADMAIVTKIDLADACEFDRGAAHANIRAVRPDITIIETSAKTGAGLDAWIELLEEQRASRYPARG; this comes from the coding sequence ATGACCACGCGAATTCTCGAAGTCCGGAAGGGCATTCTCAACAAGAACGACGAGATTGCCGCTGGTTTGCGGCGCCGGTTCGAAGACGCCGGCGTGTTGACGCTGAACCTCGTCTCGAGCCCGGGCAGTGGCAAGACGGCGTTCCTCGAACGGACGCTGTCGGAGTTCGTCCGCCGCGGCCGCCGCGTCGCCGCGCTCGTCGGCGACCTCGAGACCGAGAACGACGCCCGGCGCCTGGCGCGGTGCGGGGCGCCCGCACGGCAGATCAACACGCACGGGCGCTGTCATCTCGAGGCCGAGATGATCGGCGCGCACCTCGAGGGCTGGAATCTCGCCGCCCTCGACTTCCTGTTCATCGAGAACGTCGGCAACCTCGTGTGCCCGTCGAGCTACGACCTCGGCGAGGCCGCGCGCGTCGTGCTGCTCTCGGTCACCGAGGGCGAGGACAAGCCCCTGAAGTATCCCGGGATGTTCAACTCGGCCGACATGGCCATCGTGACGAAGATCGACCTCGCCGACGCCTGCGAGTTCGACCGTGGGGCCGCGCACGCGAACATTCGCGCCGTGCGTCCCGACATCACCATCATCGAGACCTCGGCCAAGACCGGAGCCGGCCTCGACGCGTGGATCGAGTTGCTCGAAGAGCAACGCGCGTCGCGGTATCCCGCGAGGGGCTGA
- the hypA gene encoding hydrogenase maturation nickel metallochaperone HypA yields MMHELSIATALVETAAETARAAGATRVLSVRVLVGALSGVEPGALSFCYDAVVAGTLLEGSTLDIVEEPVVVYCATCARDVTLPGVQSMTCPECGTPSPVMRGGRELRIESMEVDVDAPEAGTSS; encoded by the coding sequence GTGATGCACGAACTCTCGATTGCCACGGCCCTGGTCGAGACGGCCGCCGAGACCGCGCGCGCGGCCGGCGCCACGCGCGTCCTGAGCGTTCGCGTGCTGGTGGGGGCGCTGTCCGGCGTCGAGCCGGGCGCCCTGAGCTTCTGCTACGATGCGGTGGTGGCCGGCACGCTGCTCGAAGGGTCGACCCTCGACATCGTCGAGGAGCCCGTCGTCGTGTACTGTGCGACGTGCGCGCGCGACGTCACCCTGCCCGGCGTGCAGTCGATGACCTGTCCGGAGTGCGGCACCCCAAGCCCGGTCATGCGGGGTGGACGCGAGCTGCGCATCGAATCGATGGAAGTCGACGTCGATGCGCCGGAGGCCGGCACGTCATCATGA
- a CDS encoding DUF4139 domain-containing protein, with amino-acid sequence MFRVAPLITLVAAALFAGGLALGPRLGAQGTVTPASQPQASTLEEQVDLALTVYNSDIALVRDVRELRLPAGSFDLHFGDIAATVKPETVHFRSLTNPQAVRVLEQNYQYDLLEPAKLLDKYVGRDVTLVRRRTDGGSTVEEAVTARLLSNNNGPVWRIGDEIVTGLAADHLRFPEVPGNLFARPTLVWTLQSGAAGAQRIEASYLATSLAWKADYVMTVARDDKTADLDGWVTLTNNSGTTFREARLQLVAGDLNRVHDVPMPAPAMEMMARAAVAADMAQESFGEYHLYTLGRKTTVANRETKQVSLLGGTGVAVRKQYVVLGRQAYYHNRQAPGSPMKEPVQVFFRFRNDEASGLGLPMPAGVVRVYQADSRGNLQFAGEDRIAHTPKDEELGIKIGTAFDVVAERRQLTYERIANNILEVEHEVVVRNHKDAAIEVQVDEPIGGSWQMLNASHEWEKTSAWAARFTLPVTANGSATLRYKVRVTY; translated from the coding sequence ATGTTCCGCGTCGCACCGCTCATCACGCTCGTCGCCGCTGCCCTGTTCGCCGGAGGGCTGGCGCTCGGCCCTCGTCTCGGCGCCCAGGGGACGGTGACGCCGGCATCTCAACCGCAGGCCTCGACGCTCGAGGAGCAGGTCGACCTCGCGCTGACGGTCTACAATTCGGACATCGCGCTCGTGCGTGACGTGCGCGAGTTGCGGCTCCCGGCCGGGTCGTTCGACCTGCACTTCGGCGACATCGCGGCGACCGTCAAGCCGGAAACGGTGCACTTCCGATCCCTCACCAACCCGCAGGCGGTGCGGGTGCTCGAGCAGAACTACCAGTACGACCTGCTCGAGCCGGCGAAGCTGCTCGACAAGTACGTGGGCCGCGACGTCACGCTCGTCCGGCGGCGGACCGACGGCGGCTCCACCGTGGAGGAGGCCGTGACGGCCCGACTGCTCTCGAACAACAACGGACCGGTGTGGCGCATCGGCGACGAGATCGTCACCGGGCTCGCCGCCGATCACCTGCGCTTCCCGGAGGTCCCCGGCAACCTCTTCGCCCGGCCGACGCTCGTGTGGACGCTGCAGAGCGGGGCGGCCGGCGCGCAGCGCATCGAGGCCTCGTACCTGGCGACGAGCCTCGCGTGGAAGGCCGACTACGTCATGACCGTGGCGCGCGACGACAAGACGGCCGACCTCGACGGCTGGGTCACGCTCACCAACAACAGCGGGACGACGTTCCGCGAGGCGCGGCTGCAGCTCGTCGCAGGCGACCTCAATCGCGTGCACGACGTGCCGATGCCGGCGCCGGCCATGGAGATGATGGCGCGCGCGGCGGTCGCCGCCGACATGGCACAGGAGTCGTTCGGCGAGTACCACCTCTACACGCTGGGGCGGAAGACGACGGTGGCCAACCGCGAGACGAAGCAGGTGTCGCTGCTCGGCGGGACGGGGGTCGCGGTGCGCAAGCAGTACGTCGTGCTCGGGCGCCAGGCCTACTACCACAATCGACAGGCGCCCGGGTCGCCGATGAAGGAACCCGTGCAGGTCTTCTTCCGGTTCAGGAACGACGAGGCGTCTGGGCTCGGCCTGCCGATGCCGGCCGGGGTCGTCCGCGTCTACCAGGCCGACTCGCGCGGCAACCTGCAGTTTGCCGGCGAGGACCGGATCGCCCACACGCCGAAGGACGAGGAGCTCGGCATCAAGATCGGGACGGCGTTCGACGTGGTGGCCGAACGGCGCCAGCTCACCTACGAGCGGATCGCGAACAACATCCTCGAGGTCGAGCACGAGGTCGTCGTCCGCAACCACAAGGACGCGGCCATCGAGGTCCAGGTCGACGAGCCGATTGGCGGCAGCTGGCAGATGTTGAACGCCTCGCACGAGTGGGAGAAGACGTCGGCGTGGGCCGCGCGGTTCACGCTGCCGGTGACCGCGAACGGCTCGGCGACGCTGCGGTACAAGGTGCGGGTCACGTACTGA
- a CDS encoding sigma-70 family RNA polymerase sigma factor, with translation MPAVDLLPPRALAQLYDTSGAARWNVPREAFEAALERSATHRFGESTPASDALRAYFDTLHLEDLALAVACAAGDETAWDTFVTDYRPLLHRSARAIARDDSARELADSIYADLFGLVEQDGRRRSLFVYFHGRSALSTWLHAVLARRQVDRARAERHHVALDEHEDRVAPRQADRAQPDPDRERLAGAFDEALRAAMASLDARDRLRLSLYYAKQMKLAAVGRMLEEHEATVSRKLEKTRRQVRERVERALADTHGLGPIEVAACFEAALEARPLDLDAILAPEGPG, from the coding sequence ATGCCAGCCGTCGACCTGCTTCCGCCCCGCGCGCTGGCGCAACTCTACGACACGTCGGGCGCGGCACGCTGGAACGTGCCGCGCGAGGCCTTCGAGGCGGCCCTCGAGCGAAGCGCGACGCATCGCTTCGGTGAGTCGACGCCGGCGTCCGACGCCCTGCGCGCGTATTTCGATACGCTCCATCTCGAGGACCTCGCGCTGGCCGTGGCGTGTGCAGCCGGAGACGAGACCGCCTGGGACACCTTCGTCACCGACTACCGGCCGCTGCTCCATCGCAGCGCGCGCGCGATCGCGCGCGACGACTCGGCGCGCGAGTTGGCCGACTCGATCTACGCCGATTTGTTCGGCCTCGTCGAGCAGGATGGCAGGCGCCGCTCGCTCTTCGTGTACTTCCACGGACGCAGCGCCCTGTCGACCTGGCTCCACGCCGTCCTGGCGAGGCGACAGGTCGACCGTGCGCGGGCCGAGCGGCATCACGTCGCCCTCGACGAGCACGAAGACCGCGTCGCGCCGCGACAAGCCGACCGCGCTCAGCCCGATCCCGATCGGGAGCGGCTCGCCGGCGCCTTCGACGAGGCGCTGCGGGCGGCAATGGCCTCGCTCGACGCTCGCGACCGACTGCGGCTCTCGCTCTACTACGCGAAGCAGATGAAGCTCGCCGCGGTCGGACGCATGCTCGAAGAGCACGAAGCCACGGTCTCGCGTAAGCTCGAGAAGACGCGACGGCAGGTCAGGGAACGGGTCGAACGGGCCCTGGCCGACACGCACGGGCTCGGTCCGATCGAGGTGGCGGCGTGTTTCGAGGCCGCGCTCGAGGCGCGTCCGCTCGACCTCGACGCCATCCTGGCTCCGGAGGGCCCCGGATGA
- a CDS encoding O-antigen ligase family protein — protein MPTPWFHAVMLALAALLPVAVWPGAGQPFSSAKLWLLLVGSGALVLLGTARALGARTDGAGSTPHLQAAWLPALWLASWLASATVTGVASPDALWLALAGPLWYGAIVVTGVPVRRLFVAHATGTTVAALVAVLQALHADPFALAGWTPVLDEAASERLRVFGTFGNPNFVAAAIVPTLALTAGLLQTASTPTRTVAWAVAAGLQGAAVVATGSRGGALGLAVVAGSLAVLGLRRRTRWAVLAGAFAALSVLIFIGSQARPLERTIDGRLYIWRIAMPHVADRPWLGHGPGLFALEYPRWEAEAWQQARVGDASARFRGPQAHAHNDYVEALVDRGLLGLVTIVLLIATPLQHAIRQRRAGRDDPLAMAAAAAAAALGAMALVDFPLARPAESAMAWMLAASASRRHSTAACRDTPVPPGPPRVGRARGTPRP, from the coding sequence GTGCCCACCCCCTGGTTCCACGCTGTCATGCTGGCCCTCGCCGCGCTGCTGCCGGTGGCGGTCTGGCCGGGGGCCGGGCAGCCGTTCTCGAGCGCCAAGCTGTGGTTGCTGCTCGTGGGCAGCGGAGCTCTCGTCCTGCTGGGCACAGCGCGTGCCCTCGGCGCACGAACCGACGGCGCGGGCTCGACACCTCACCTCCAGGCGGCGTGGCTCCCCGCGCTCTGGCTGGCATCGTGGCTCGCATCGGCGACGGTCACCGGGGTGGCCTCGCCCGACGCGCTCTGGCTCGCCCTCGCGGGACCGCTCTGGTACGGCGCGATCGTCGTGACCGGGGTGCCCGTTCGCCGCCTGTTCGTGGCCCACGCCACGGGCACGACCGTCGCCGCGCTCGTGGCCGTTCTCCAGGCCCTGCACGCGGATCCCTTCGCGCTCGCCGGCTGGACGCCGGTCCTCGACGAGGCCGCGAGCGAGCGCCTGCGGGTGTTCGGCACCTTTGGCAACCCGAACTTCGTCGCGGCCGCGATCGTCCCGACACTGGCGCTGACCGCGGGGTTGCTCCAGACGGCATCGACGCCCACCAGGACGGTGGCGTGGGCGGTCGCCGCCGGGCTGCAGGGCGCGGCCGTGGTGGCGACAGGCTCGCGGGGCGGCGCCCTGGGCCTGGCGGTCGTCGCGGGCAGTCTGGCCGTGCTCGGCCTCCGCCGCCGCACGAGATGGGCAGTGCTCGCCGGCGCGTTCGCGGCGCTGTCGGTCCTCATCTTCATTGGATCGCAAGCACGTCCCCTCGAGAGGACGATCGATGGACGTCTCTACATCTGGCGTATCGCGATGCCCCACGTGGCGGACCGCCCGTGGCTCGGACACGGTCCGGGCCTGTTCGCGTTGGAGTATCCCCGGTGGGAGGCCGAAGCGTGGCAGCAGGCACGCGTCGGCGACGCCTCGGCCCGTTTTCGTGGGCCGCAGGCGCACGCGCACAACGACTACGTCGAGGCGCTGGTCGACCGCGGCCTGCTCGGGCTTGTCACGATTGTCCTGCTCATCGCCACTCCCCTCCAACACGCCATCCGGCAGCGCCGCGCCGGGCGGGACGACCCGCTCGCCATGGCCGCCGCCGCGGCGGCGGCCGCGCTCGGCGCGATGGCCCTGGTCGACTTTCCGCTCGCCCGGCCGGCTGAGAGCGCGATGGCCTGGATGCTGGCGGCCAGCGCGTCCAGGAGGCATTCGACCGCGGCGTGCCGCGACACCCCAGTCCCCCCCGGGCCGCCTCGGGTGGGACGAGCGAGGGGGACGCCGAGGCCGTGA
- a CDS encoding sigma-70 family RNA polymerase sigma factor codes for MSTETRQTITRLLQEMRAADGSARERRLEVLVDVLYPELRRLAGRLMRRERAGHTLQPTALVNEAFLRLVGDAGIDWESRAHFLGVSARLMRQILVDHARRQQAKKRGGVAFQPLPIDEARDAAPADRLVDVLVLNDALERLAAVDLRSARVVELRIFGGLTAEEAASVLGVSKRTVDTDWSAARLWLAKQLGPASPPDPV; via the coding sequence ATGTCCACCGAAACGCGTCAGACGATCACGAGGCTCCTCCAGGAGATGCGCGCCGCCGACGGCTCGGCCCGCGAGCGTCGCCTCGAGGTGCTGGTCGACGTGCTCTATCCGGAGTTGCGCCGACTCGCCGGCCGCCTGATGCGGCGAGAGCGCGCCGGGCACACGCTGCAACCCACCGCGCTCGTCAACGAGGCCTTCCTGCGCCTGGTGGGCGATGCGGGCATCGACTGGGAGAGCCGGGCGCACTTCCTGGGCGTCTCGGCACGGCTGATGCGGCAGATCCTCGTCGATCACGCCAGGCGGCAGCAGGCCAAGAAGCGGGGCGGCGTGGCGTTCCAGCCCTTGCCGATTGACGAGGCCCGCGATGCCGCCCCGGCCGATCGCCTGGTCGACGTCCTCGTCCTCAACGACGCGCTCGAGCGGCTTGCCGCGGTCGACCTCCGCAGCGCGCGCGTGGTCGAACTGCGGATCTTCGGCGGGCTCACTGCGGAAGAGGCCGCCTCCGTGCTCGGAGTGTCGAAGCGCACGGTCGACACCGACTGGTCGGCGGCCAGGCTCTGGCTCGCCAAGCAACTGGGACCGGCGAGTCCGCCCGACCCCGTCTGA
- a CDS encoding serine/threonine-protein kinase — translation MDVHLFARIKTMLAEVAELPPADRPQFLDQACGDDSTLRRAVETLLARADLLPSVLQSGELDAPLAAALDDIVAAPTDPERVGPYTIQGLLGRGGMGVVYRATQQAPLQREVALKLVRPGPSPADVLARFEAERQALSRLAHPAVATVFDAGTADDGRPYFAMELVDGLPVTLFADRERLTSRERIDLFLAVAAGVQHAHQKGIIHRDLKPSNILVARMAEGWQPKIIDFGIARAVEAPSGEGLTMAGHMIGTPEYMSPEQAGVIEADVDIRTDVYALGVILYELLTGSRPHRFPKLTPVEIHRVLAGPPPPRPSTAVSSTAGAARGDEDTAIVRAAVFEARRTTADRLSRSLRGDLDNIVLKALAREPSQRYATVDQLIADLRRHLTNQPVEARAATWSYRARKFVQRHAVGVTATAAIALLLVFFTGVTVWQSAIIATERDRAREEAAAAREVSTFLAGLFHDSMPDRTQGRTMTAREMVDRGAERLETELKDQERVRGLLHRVVGEVYHAMGLYGPALAQAERSRAVLEGMASPDLRELAETLDLLSIITHDQRDLEVSERYARRVFDLKRQLYGERHPETASAMVGLAMSLRVLGRNDEAEPLYRRGLELNRELHGDDHEEVGWTLQNLGWALHAQGRVEEAEPLYREALAIQRRLFGNVHSQVAGTLNNLAGIAWQRGDDAEAMRTWQEALDILRTLYGEDHVGVGRGYVNLGHTYLAQARLDEALDLYGKGLAIMERMAGADNPMTAPAHQSVGRALLFQGRLVEAERHARAAVEIHRNAPTPDDARTGPAEVLLAQVLFDAGRGDEAEALARLAASRSDGVVDRRRSDAATMVEGLALVLVQSGRATEAVPYWRRAVDLREGAGDSGERQRAFARAGLGYALVGAGHADEGLPLLRAAAEGVRRGWPPTHPQVVRVDGWLREVDVRP, via the coding sequence ATGGACGTCCATCTCTTCGCGCGAATCAAAACCATGCTGGCCGAGGTCGCAGAGCTCCCCCCGGCCGACCGGCCGCAGTTTCTCGACCAGGCGTGCGGCGACGACTCGACCTTGCGCCGTGCCGTCGAGACCCTGCTCGCGAGGGCCGACCTGCTGCCCTCGGTGCTCCAGAGCGGCGAGCTCGACGCGCCTCTCGCCGCGGCCCTCGATGACATCGTCGCCGCGCCCACCGACCCGGAGCGGGTCGGTCCCTACACCATCCAGGGCCTGCTCGGCCGGGGCGGCATGGGCGTCGTCTACCGAGCGACACAGCAGGCGCCGCTGCAGCGCGAGGTCGCGCTGAAGCTCGTGCGCCCAGGGCCGAGCCCGGCCGACGTGCTCGCCCGGTTCGAGGCCGAGCGCCAGGCGCTCTCACGGCTCGCGCACCCGGCCGTCGCGACCGTGTTCGACGCGGGCACGGCCGACGATGGCCGGCCGTACTTCGCGATGGAGCTGGTCGACGGCCTGCCGGTGACCCTGTTCGCCGACCGCGAGCGCCTGACCTCGCGCGAGCGCATCGATCTCTTCCTCGCCGTGGCCGCCGGCGTGCAGCACGCTCACCAGAAGGGCATCATCCATCGCGACCTGAAGCCGTCGAACATCCTCGTCGCGCGGATGGCGGAGGGCTGGCAGCCGAAGATCATCGATTTCGGGATCGCCCGTGCGGTCGAGGCCCCGTCAGGCGAAGGCCTCACGATGGCCGGCCACATGATCGGCACGCCCGAGTACATGAGTCCGGAGCAGGCGGGCGTCATCGAAGCCGATGTCGACATCCGCACGGACGTGTACGCGCTCGGCGTCATTCTGTACGAGTTGCTGACGGGCAGCCGGCCGCACCGCTTCCCGAAGCTGACCCCGGTCGAGATCCATCGCGTGCTCGCCGGGCCGCCGCCGCCGCGCCCGAGCACGGCCGTGAGCTCGACGGCCGGGGCCGCGCGCGGCGACGAGGACACGGCCATCGTGCGGGCGGCGGTCTTCGAGGCTCGACGCACGACGGCCGATCGCCTGAGCCGCTCCCTCCGCGGCGATCTCGACAACATCGTCCTCAAGGCGCTGGCTCGCGAGCCCTCGCAGCGGTATGCGACGGTCGATCAGCTCATCGCCGACCTGCGGCGCCACCTGACCAACCAGCCGGTCGAGGCGCGCGCCGCCACCTGGAGCTACCGCGCCCGGAAGTTCGTGCAGCGGCACGCGGTGGGCGTGACGGCGACCGCGGCCATCGCCTTGTTGCTCGTCTTCTTCACGGGCGTCACCGTCTGGCAGTCGGCCATCATCGCCACCGAGCGCGACCGCGCCCGCGAGGAGGCGGCGGCCGCCCGCGAGGTGTCGACCTTCCTCGCCGGCCTGTTCCACGACTCGATGCCCGACCGCACCCAGGGGCGGACGATGACGGCGCGCGAGATGGTCGATCGTGGGGCCGAGCGGCTCGAGACCGAGCTGAAGGACCAGGAGCGCGTCAGGGGCCTGCTTCACCGCGTGGTTGGCGAGGTCTACCACGCGATGGGGCTCTACGGGCCGGCGCTCGCGCAGGCCGAGCGCTCGCGGGCCGTACTCGAAGGGATGGCGTCCCCTGATTTGCGGGAGCTGGCCGAGACGCTCGATCTCCTGAGCATCATCACGCACGACCAGCGCGACCTCGAGGTGTCGGAGCGGTATGCGCGCCGTGTGTTCGATCTCAAGCGGCAGCTGTACGGCGAGCGGCACCCGGAGACCGCGTCGGCGATGGTCGGGCTCGCGATGTCGCTCCGCGTGCTCGGCCGCAACGACGAGGCCGAGCCGCTCTACCGACGAGGCCTCGAACTGAACCGCGAGCTTCACGGCGACGACCACGAAGAGGTCGGGTGGACGCTTCAGAACCTCGGCTGGGCCCTGCACGCGCAGGGGCGCGTCGAGGAGGCCGAGCCGTTGTACCGCGAAGCGCTCGCGATCCAGCGGCGACTCTTCGGCAACGTGCACTCCCAGGTGGCCGGGACGCTCAACAATCTCGCCGGCATCGCCTGGCAGCGCGGCGACGACGCCGAGGCGATGCGAACATGGCAGGAAGCGCTCGACATCCTTCGCACGTTGTACGGCGAAGACCATGTCGGCGTCGGCCGCGGCTATGTCAACCTCGGGCACACCTATCTGGCGCAGGCTCGCCTCGACGAGGCGCTCGACCTTTACGGGAAGGGACTCGCCATCATGGAGCGCATGGCCGGTGCCGACAACCCGATGACCGCACCCGCGCACCAGAGCGTGGGCAGGGCGCTCCTCTTCCAGGGCCGGCTGGTCGAGGCCGAACGCCACGCGCGGGCGGCCGTCGAGATCCACCGCAACGCACCGACGCCCGACGACGCCAGGACGGGGCCGGCCGAGGTCCTCCTGGCCCAAGTGCTGTTCGACGCCGGGCGCGGGGACGAGGCCGAAGCGCTCGCCCGTCTCGCCGCGAGTCGAAGCGACGGCGTCGTCGACCGCCGGCGTTCGGACGCGGCGACGATGGTCGAAGGCCTGGCGCTCGTGCTCGTGCAGTCCGGACGAGCCACCGAGGCGGTGCCGTACTGGCGGCGCGCCGTCGACCTGCGCGAGGGCGCCGGCGACAGCGGCGAACGCCAGCGCGCGTTCGCGCGCGCCGGCCTCGGCTACGCGCTGGTCGGCGCGGGGCATGCCGACGAGGGCCTGCCGCTGCTGCGCGCCGCAGCCGAGGGTGTTCGTCGCGGCTGGCCGCCGACGCACCCACAGGTGGTGCGCGTCGACGGCTGGCTGCGCGAGGTGGATGTGCGGCCGTAG
- a CDS encoding Ig-like domain-containing protein yields MLAARANRNWWAAVAVMTGVAAGACGGSGPTGPSGVGGGGGSRTLQAVEIEGTAGVAQGATTQLTARARFSDGTTQDVSSQATWQSTNTAVATVSTTGVVSGVGLGSADISAVYQAQTGRRTVTVNAANWNVQVSLTSLTVLESCDDIIQGASTAELAYKVSIVQTNGSEIVLADSGYPGRASGTNLSGAVQISTGQPRSLGQSRTLTLPGRAGEFVRVEFRATEWDESLIPLGWVRDSRMNDRLGTRTHSFAGNAWSNLGTNSITLGESGCRVRLDYRVEANRQ; encoded by the coding sequence ATGCTGGCAGCGAGGGCGAATCGGAACTGGTGGGCCGCCGTGGCCGTGATGACCGGAGTGGCGGCGGGCGCCTGCGGGGGCAGCGGCCCGACGGGCCCGAGCGGCGTTGGCGGCGGGGGCGGCAGCCGTACGCTGCAGGCCGTGGAGATCGAAGGCACCGCGGGCGTCGCACAGGGCGCAACGACGCAGCTCACGGCACGGGCCCGCTTCTCCGACGGCACGACGCAGGACGTCTCGTCGCAGGCCACCTGGCAGTCGACCAACACCGCCGTCGCCACCGTGTCGACGACCGGCGTCGTGTCGGGCGTCGGCCTCGGCTCGGCCGACATCTCGGCGGTCTACCAGGCGCAGACCGGCCGGCGGACGGTGACGGTGAACGCGGCGAACTGGAACGTCCAGGTGTCGCTCACGAGCCTCACCGTGCTCGAGTCGTGCGACGACATCATCCAGGGCGCGTCGACGGCCGAACTCGCCTACAAAGTGTCGATCGTGCAGACCAACGGTTCCGAAATCGTGCTCGCCGACAGCGGCTACCCGGGCCGGGCCTCGGGGACGAACCTGAGCGGAGCCGTCCAGATCAGCACCGGCCAGCCTCGCTCGCTCGGCCAGTCGCGGACGCTGACCCTGCCGGGCCGCGCCGGCGAGTTCGTCCGCGTCGAGTTCCGCGCCACGGAGTGGGACGAGTCGCTCATTCCGCTCGGCTGGGTGCGCGACTCGCGGATGAACGACCGCCTCGGCACGCGCACCCACAGCTTCGCCGGAAACGCCTGGTCGAACCTGGGCACGAACTCGATCACGCTCGGCGAGTCGGGGTGTCGCGTGCGGCTCGACTACCGCGTGGAGGCGAACCGTCAGTGA